The genomic interval CCAGGCTCACGGCGGCCAGCACGCGGGGGCGCGAGGCGAGCGCGGCCGCCACCGGCAGCATCAACAGCAGACACAGGCCCACGCACTGGAGGATGTCCATGCGGAGAATCCACTTGGGCTCGCGCAGGAGGGGGAACCAGGCCCAGTTGACCAGGGTGGCGACCAGGAGCACCTCGCCGGTGCGGCGGAGGTTGCGGGGCACTCGCTCCCGCAACTGCCCGCTCGCGGCGCTGCGCACCATGACGAGCGCCAGCGCGAAGCCCGCGGAGAAGATGAACGCGGGAGCGACCAGCCCGTCGACCTTGAGCAGGCGGCCCACCCAGAGGCTCTTGCGCAGCTCCGGGGTGAGCAGCGCCAGCGTGTGCGTCTGCACCATGAACAACACGGCGATGCCGCGCAGCCAGTCGATGGCGCGCACGCGGTCCTGGGACACGGGGAGGGGCGGGGAGGTCGTCACGGGCGAGCGCACCCTACGGCAAGTCCAGGCAGGCGGGTATGGGGAGCGAACAGGGCGAGCCCCTGGCCCCTGGGACATGAGAAGATGGGTGCCGGCCGTGGGTTGTGGATGAGGAGCCCGGAACGGCGGCGCGAGGTGGCTCGTGAGTGATGAAGTGAGTCGGAGGGATGCGCTGAGGTTGCTCGCGGCGGCGGGAGCCACGTCGGCGGCGAGCTGCACGCGCAGCCCGGGAAAATCATCGGAGGAGCAGGGGATGAGTCAGCAGCAGGTGAGTGAGCAACCCGTCGTCATGGGCCTGGGCCCCCTCAAGGGAATGCCGTGGCCCACGCCCGACCCCTTCTTGTTCTGTGTGCACCACGACGACCGGTATCCCGAAGGCACCGAGAAGATGGGCCCCGCCCCCTCGCTGCTCGCGGGGCGGCAGATGGGCCAGGACTTCGATGGGCGCGATGGCTGGAACATGTACCACGGGAGCGTGGTCCCCGGTTTTCCCCAGCACCCGCACCGGGGCTTCGAGACGGTGACCATCGTCCGCAAGGGTCTGTTGGACCACTCGGACTCGCTGGGGGCGGCCGCGCGCTTCGGCGGCGGAGACGTGCAGTGGCTCACGGCGGGCAGCGGCGTGCTGCACTCCGAGATGTTCCCGCTGCTCAAGTCGGACAAGCCCAATCCGGTGGAGCTGTTCCAGATCTGGCTCAACCTGCCAAGCGTGGACAAGCTCGTCACGCCGCACTTCTCCATGCTCTGGAACCACGTCATCCCCCGGCATGTGGCGAAGGACGACGCCGGGCGCACCACCGAGGTCACCGTGGTCGCGGGCTCGCTGGGGGATGTCCGCGCGCCTCCGCCTCCGCCGAAGTCCTGGGCCTCGCGCGTGGACACCGACGTGGCCATCTGGACGCTGAAGCTGTCGCCCGGCGCGCGCTGGACGATTCCCGCCGCCGCGCGGGGGAGCAATCGCTTCCTGTACTTCTTCAAGGGCTCCTCGCTGAAGGTGGGCGGCCGCGCCATCCCCGCTTCGCATGTCCTCCAGCTCAGGCCGGAGGTGGACGCGGTGCTGGAGAACGGCCCCGACGAGACGGAGCTCTTGATGCTGCAAGGCCGGCCCATCAACGAGCCGGTGGCCCAGCACGGCCCCTTCGTGATGAACACGCGCCAGGAGATCCAGCAGGCGTTCCTCGACTACCAGCGCACGGGCTTCGGCGGGTGGCCGTGGAAGAGCGATGACCCGGTCCATCCTCGCGAGGAGGGGCGCTTCGCCCGCCACGCCGATGGCCGGATGGAGCGGCCTGCCTGACGAGTCCTCCGTGTCTTGAAGGCAGCTCCAGGGGACAGGGGACCGGTGGTCCCTCCCCTGGGGACAGCCCGGGCGAGGGAGCCCCACGCATGGCATGCCGTTGAGCGTGAAAGCCGCGCGGACACATGTGCATAGAGGAAGTGTGCCCGACTCCGCAGGCTCATCACCCCAGGGTCCCCCTTCCGCGCCAACGCGAGGCTCGAAGCTTGCCTCCATCGCGGTGGCGAGCGCGCTGTTCATGGAGTTCGTCGACTCCACGGCGCTGTCCACCGCGCTGCCCGCGCTCTCGGTGGCGTTCGGCACGGACCCCATCCACCTCAAGCTCGCGTTGACGTCGTACATCCTGGCCCTGGCCGTGCTGGCGCCCGCGAGTGGGTGGGTGGCGGACCGCTTCGGTCCCCGCCGCGTCTTCCTCATCGCGATGAGCGTGTTCCTCCTGAGCTCGGTGCTCTGCGGCTTCTCGCGGACGCTGCCCCAGATCGTTGTCTTCCGCACGCTCCAGGGCCTGGGCGGCGCGCTGATGACGCCTGTCGGAAGGCTCATCGTGGTGGGCTCGGCGCCTCGCGAGAAGCTGGTGTCCGCCCTGAGCTGGTTCACCATGCCCGCGCTGGTGGGGCCGCTGGTGGGTCCGCCCATCGCGGGGCTCATCCTGGGGTTGACGGATTGGCCTTGGATCTTCTTCGTCAATGTCCCCGTAGGGGTGCTGGGCATGCTCGCGGTGGCGCGCTTCGTCCCCGAGCTGCCCCAGCCGCATCCCGGCCCGTTCGACTGGAAGGGCTATGCGCTCGCCGCGGTGAGCATCACGCTGTTGATGGGTACGGCGGAGACGGTGGGCGTGGGGCTGGTGCCCGCGTGGCTCCAGCTCGTCACGGCGGCGGTGGCCGCGGGCGCGCTGGTGTGGTTCGTGCGGCATGCGTCCCGGGTGGAGCGGCCCGTGCTGGACCTGCGAATCCTGAAGCAGGCCACCTTCCGCGCCAGCACCGTGGGCGGCGGCCTGGTGCGGATGGGCTTGGGCGCCACGCCGTTCCTGCTGCCCTTGATGCTTCAGGTGGGGCTGGGGTGGGGCCCGTTCGAAGCGGGCATGGTGACCATCGGCACGGGCCTGGGTGCCATGTCGTGCAAGCCCCTGGCTCCGTGGGTCATCCGCCGGGTGGGCTTTCGCACCACGCTCATCGGCTCCAACCTGGCCGCCGCGGTGATGACGGCGCTGCCGGCCTTGTTCCGTGACTCGACGCCCATCCCCCTCATCGTGGGGACGCTGTTCGTGGGCGGCTTCGTGCGCTCGCTCCAGTTCACGGCCATCAACGCGGTGGCGTACGCGGACATCACTCCGGAGGCGGTGAGCCGCGCCTCGACGCTCGCCGTGGTGACGCAGCAGATGGCGCTGGCCGTGGGCATCAGCTTCGGCGCGCTCATGCTGCACGTGGCGCGAGGCGGCGGAGACCTGCCCTTGACGCCCGACCGCTTCCTCTTGCCGTTCGTCGCGGTGGGTGTGGTGTCCTCGCTCGCCGGGCCGCTGTTCCACCGGCTGCCGGAGGACGCGGGTTCGAGAATCGGCGGACGCGCGGTGCGCTGAGCACCCGTGTGGGGAACAACCTCGCTGCCCGGGGGGAGGGTTCCCGGGCAGCGAGTCCAGCCGACTACAGACCGTCGTGGTAGCAGAAGCCGTAGCCGAGGTCGGAGCCGCCACCCGCGAGCGGGTAGTTCATGTAGCCCAGCTCCTCACCGGGGCCGCACTCGCTGCGAGCGCGCGTGTAGCGCAGGCACGTGCCCTTGCCCGTGCGATTCAGGTCCAGGCAGATGCCGCGCGCGCCCTCGGTGCCACAGAACTCGGCGAAGCCCACGTTGCACTCCTGGCCAATCAGCGCCGGGTCGAACGCGAAGCCGATGGGCTCCAGGACGGACTGCTCGATGCACAGGCCGTACACGCCGCACACCGTGCCCGTCGGGCAGCCGGGGTTGGCCGCCATGAAGTCACACGACTTGAGGCACTGGGCGTTGTCGGAGAGCAGGTCCGTGCAGGCGTAGCCCTGCTCACAGTCCGTCGACGCCAGGTCGTACTCGTTCGTCGCGGCCGTCACCGTGCAGGCCTCGCCCTGCGTCTTGGTGCCCAGCGAACGCTCCAGCGTGCCGTCGCTGGCCACGTAGTCGTCGGCCACGCAGGTGGTGTCCGGGAGGTTCGCCGTCAGCGAGCCCTGGCGAGGATCGCACCCGCCCGGGCGCACCGTGTTCCACGTCGCGAAGCGGATCCACTTGCACTCGCCGCCCGGCACCACCGCGCTGCCCCAGTAGGGCGCGTTCATCGGCGCGGCGTCCACGGACTCGCGCAGCACCACGTTCACCAGCGCGCCCACCGTCTGCTGCGGCGACACCTTCAGCGCGAGCAGCATCTGCCCGGACTCCGCCATCAGGAACTTCTCCGTCGGCGCGCCGACGTCCTGGTAGCCATAGACACACTGGTCACACGTGAACATGTTGGCGCCTTCGGCGGCCAGGTCATACAGGCCCGGGCCGGTGTTCACATCCAGCCGGATGCGCGCGATGTCCACCGCGCTCGGGTCGCCGAAGCTGTTGAAGTTGCCGCGGTACGTGGGCTGCTGCCCATACCGCGTCGGCGTCAGCTGGATGCCGTTCTTCAGCTCGCCCATCGTGATTTCGGTACACCCGGCCGGCGGCGTCAGCAGCTTCGCCTGCGCCTCGGCCTCGCTCACCGCTTGCTGCTCGGGTGCAGGCTCCTTCGTCGTCGTCGGACCACAGCCCACCAGGCCCGCGAGCAACACCGCTCCCCAGCGCAAACCATTCACAGTTGAAGAACCTTGGAAACGGGACGACATGATTTCTCCCATGAGTCGAGATTGGGCACGCACGTGTGCCATCCGTCCGGAACTCCCAGGGGTTCCGGCACCATGTGTATCTGAGATACGAATGCATCCGCGTTCCGATTGAGCACCGGAACGGCGCGAGGCGACCTTCGAACCGAAGCACTTCGCCCCGTGCAGCAAGGGAACGGAGCGGTGCGTTAATTGTCGCGTGCGATTTTTCGCGCGTATCTGGAGTGTCCTGAATCTCGGATTGGTTCTGACTGCGCGTGTGGGGCGGTTGCTCGCGGTGTTGGTGGCAAGCGCTTGTCGCGGGACGCGCGAGCCGCAATCACATCGCGGTTTCCCACCAGGGAAGGCAGACGGCTCGCGACGAGGGGCCCTACGTGTCGCGGCGCACTTCCCGGATGATGCCCACGGGCTCGGGCGTGCCCAGGGAAATGAGCTGCTCGCAGTCGCCGCGGATGAGGAAGTTCGCCTGGGCGCGGCTGAAGGGCGTGGTGCCCACGGTCTCCAGCGTGCGCGTGACGCCCAGCAGGGCGGCGGCGGGTTGGAGCAGGCGCATGCGGACGCCTGACTCGTCGGGGAAGGTGTCCTCGTCCTCCAGGTTCCCCAGGTCCGCGCTGGCGGCCAGGGCGGCGGCCAGCGCACGCGACAAAAGTGGCGCGGCGTTGCCCGGTGCCTTCACCCACGCGCGGATGGACAGCTTCAATTCGCAGCGCCGCCGCTCCAGGAAGCCCTCGGCGCGTTCACCGCGCAGGAAGGCGACCACGGCTTCGTCGGCCGTCACGGGGGCGCGGTAGAGGCGCAGCGTGGTGCCCTCGACGGTGTAGTCGTCTCCTCGGAGGAGGGGGCGGCCCGGCGGCGACTCGACTTCCACCACCTGGCCCCGGGCCTGGGCGGGGAGCGCGAAGTCCCGCGTCGTTCCGTTGCCGGACCAACGGTGGACCTGGGCGAAGTACGAGGGCTGTCTCTGCGCCGCGAGGTCATCGCCTTCGGGGAGCACCAGCTTGAAGCTCGAGGCGCAGACCTCCACGAGCGCCTCCGCGTCGGCGGCGGGGCCCTGTGAGGGCCCGGTCGCCACATCCACCGTTTCGGGAACGGCGGGACGGAGCGCATCGTGAAAGTAGGACTCGACGGCGAGGAGCATGGCGAAGGGGCCTCACGAGCGAGGGAAGAGCCCGTAGGTCTCCCGGCGGGGGATGACGACCTGGAGCTCGGACAAGGTGACGTCACCCGCCGCGGCGGAGCGGATGAGGACTTCCAGCGGAGGGGGACTTCCGGTGCCGCCGGGCGGTGTGAGCGTGGCCAGCGCCTGGGCATCCAACGCCACGATGCCGGCCTCGTCGGGGGTGACGTCCAGGGTCCGCGTTCCCCAGCGGAGCTGGAGGCGGGGGCGCGGAGGCGGCTCGGACGGGACGGGGCGCAAGCGCGGGCGCGAGCAGGCCCAGAGTTCCTGCGGATTCACGTCCGTGCCGGGGATGGTGACCTCGTGAGGGAGCCAGGGACTGAGGGCCTCGGTGCGATGCAGCGCGGGGCCGGGCAGCGTCGTGCTGGCCTCGTCCCTGAAGTCCGTGAGGCTCCAGAGGACCTCTCCCTCCGTCGTGGAGAGGACCGCCCACCACGTTCCCGCGCCGAGCGTGAGCGCCTTCTCGGGCGCGAAGGAGACCCAGCGCGCGGGCCAGGGCGCGGCGCCTTCCTCCAGGAGCCGCAGTGGCATCGGGCCCGTGGGCAGGGGTGTCTCGTCGGGCCTGCCATGCACATCGGCGTGGATGGTGACGGTTCCCTCCACCTTCCGGGTGAGGGAGCGCAGATGGAGGTCCAGCGCGGCGAGTCTCCCCACCGCGCCGGTGGAGGTGAACGACTGCGCGGCGGCGATACCGGAGCCGCAGTGGTAGGCGAGGGGCGGGTGCTCCGGGGGACGGGGCGTGAGGGGCAGGCTCTCTTCGCGCAGCTGGTGACGGACCTGGAAGCGCACCTCGGAGAGGGGCCGGTCCTTGGGCACGGCGACCTGCGCCGCCGCCATCCCATCCGTGCCCAGTGAGAGCGTCTGCGTCCGCGCGCCCGTGCTCCATTGCTGGATGATGTCGAGCGTGTCCAGGACGAGCTGGACGCGGTCGAACATGCCCAGGCCGGAGGAGCGGAGGGACACGGCCACCGTTCCGGACAGGAGGTTCGCGGGCCAGGCGCGCTGGAGCGCGGCGCTGAGCGCGTCCTCCATCACCAGCTCCTGACGCGGAAGCATGGGCACCGAGTGATGGAAGAAGAGGGTGCCCGCGCCGTCGCCGACGAAGGCGGTGAGGTCGGGAGGTCGGGCCGGTGCGCGCAGGATGATGCTCTGGAGCTGCGTCGCGGACAGCGTCTTGGGGGTGCCCACCGGCGGCGGCGCGGCGTTGGCTTCGACGAACTCGACCAGGAGTCGGCCGGCGAGGATGCCGGGCAGATTCTCCACGGTGTTCGTCGACACCGTGTCGGAGGGCGTCGGGGGATACCAGGAGCCCCCTTCCGCGACGCTCAAGCGGCCCTTCTTCGCGGTCTGCACGGGATTGGTGGTGACGAGCTTCAACTCCACGGAGGAGAGCGGCCGGCGGGAGCCCCAGTCCAGGCTGAGCCAGGTGATGGACCTGGCCGGGTCCAGGGCCGTCTGTCCATCGCTCGTGGCCAGCGTGGAGGCGGGGGTCAGGTTCAACGTCACGTCGTCCGCTGGCGCGCGGACCTTGAGCGCCGCGCGCACCAGCGTCACGCCCTCGGGGACGTCCAGGGCGACGACGAGGCCCGAGGCATCCACGGGCACCTGGGCGGACGAGGGCGGCGTGGCCGTCCCCGTATAGGTCAGCCTGGCGGCGATGCGCGTATCACTCATGGAGAGGTCCCTGCCGCGCGGGCCTTCAGCGGGCGGCTTCCTTGATGTCCGTCACGGTGGCGGCGCTGGACTCGTTCGAGGGCAGCAACTCCTGGAGCACCTCGATGGCGCCCTCGATGCGAAGCATCGTCTGCACCAACTGCGTGCGCCGGGTGTCCAGCTCCGCCAGCATCTTCTGTCCCGCCTCGTGCTCGGACTTCAGGTCCGCGAGGCGCTTCTCGAGGGTCTCCTTCATGACTTCCGCTCCTGTTCCTGGAGGCGCTGCTCGAGCGCCGCGATGCGTTCGTCGTATTGCTGCTTGAGTTCCTTGAGGGCCGCGATGGCGAGCACGCTGAAGGCCTCGTACGCGAGACCCTTCAAGGGCTGGCCATCCTCCTTCTTCCGGGGCGCGGTCGAGACGAGCTCCGGGAAGAGCGGCTCCACCTCCTGCGCGACCAGGCCCAGCTGGTGATGACCCGACGACTTCAGGTCGAAGCTCACCGGGCGCAGCGCGAGCACCCTCGGGAGGACTCCCTCGAGCGACTCGATGTTCTCCTTCAGCGACAGGTCGGAGAACTTATGCCACTCGCCATCCTGGGGCATGTAACGGCCGTTGCCGTTGCTGTGGAAGAGGTGGAGGGTTCCTTGTCCCTCGAAGGCGAGGTCGACGAAGCGCCCGGAGCCATTCTCCGTGAGCTTGATGCCCGCGTTGTTATCTCGCTGGACGACGTGCAGCGGCACGTTGGGACGCGGCGTCCCGATGCCGATGTTGCCGTTGTAGATGATCATCCGCTCGCCGCCGGACTGGGCGAAGACGATGACGTCACCCGGGTCGTTCTCGTTGGAGATGACCAGCCTTCCGTTCTCCTCTTCGCCGGGCAGCGGATTGGGCGCGCGGTAGTAGCGGATGCTCGCGGAGTCGCCGTTGCCGCCCCACGGGTCCAGCGGGAACTGGATGCCATTGCCGGGCGCGTTGCCGATGGAGGGGATGACGGCCCCGCTGACGCGGAGGCTGCCGCCCTGGACATCCAGCCGGGCGCCGGGGGCCGCCGTCCCGATGCCCACGTTGCCGTCCGCCCCCATCCACAGGGCGTGGTTGTTGTTCACGATGAAGGAGAACGCGTTGTTCAGCCGCGCGCCCACGTCCCACATCAGGCCCGTGGCGACGCCGCCGCTCAAGCCGTAGCGGATGGAGGCGCGGTTCTCGGCGTTGTTCCAGACGACGTGGGGGTTGTTGATCATCAACCCCGCCGCGCCGCCCGCGCCGATGGTGACCTGGGGCTGGCCGTTGCCCCACAAGGTCGTGGTGTTCACCACCAGGCGGTCAAACCCCGCCGCCGCCGAGGACAGCCGGATATCCAGCGCGCCTTGCGGGTCCGTGGTGTTGAGGCCCAGGTTGCCGCCCGCCTTGAGATGAAGGCGGGGCGTTCCGTAGCCGCCGCCGTTCTCTCCATCACCGCCGCCCTCGGAGATTTGGAACCCCTCGGCCGCGGCGCCCAGCTCTCCCTTGAGCAGCCAGCTCTTGTTGCGGCTGCGAAGCTGGAGCGCGGCTCCGTCGGTGCCGCCCGTCGTCTTCAACAGCAAACCCACGCCCCAGGCCTGGCTCCCCGAGGAGCGGATCTCCACGGCCGCGTTGTTGTCCGCGGTGCTCTGGACAAGCAGGCGCCGCGTGCTGGGCCCCGTGCCGATTCCCACGTTGGCCATGGCGGAGAACGGGCCGGTGACGGTGCCTCCCGTGAGGGACAACTTCGCGGCCTCGGTGTCGGCCATCCACTTGGAGATGTCGACGTTCTTCACCGTCAACCCGAGCGTGGCCTCGACCTTGTTCACCTTCAGCGTCGCGGTGGGCGAGATGCTGCTGCCATCGAGTGGCTGGCCGTCATCTCCGCCGCGGTGTGTGTGAGAACGAATCTCGTCCCGCGTCTTGATCTGCATGTTGTTCCAGGTGTCCGCCAGGATGGGGTCACCTGATTTCGCGGGGTAGTAGGGCTCACTCATGACTGGAACCTCGAGGTATCGAAGCGGGTACCGTTGAAGACGCCGTCCCAGGTGAGCTTCTCCTGGGGTTCGGAGAACTGTTCGTGCAGCGAGATGGTGGAGCCGAACGAGGTCAGCTCATCTGTCGCGTCGAGCTGCTCGCTGAAGAAGAAGGGGTCGAGCTCGAGGTTGAGCGGGCCCTCGCTCGCGATGAGCGACTCCGGAGGCATGGGGAGGGTGAGCTCGATGCGGGTGCGAACGCCCGCGCAGCGCCCGTACTCCAGCGCCGCCGCCAGCTCCTTCACCAACCCCGGCAGCCCAGGCACCACCCCTTCTTCGTTGGGCACCAGGAGATGGGGCGGGATGTGATTGGCCGGGATGCGCAGGGTGCAGGTCGCGGGGGTGACTTCCGTCCACGAGAAGCGCAGCTCCGCACGGGGCGTGTCGCGCACGGGCAGGGCCTGCGCCTCGGCGGCCTGTTGCCGCTCGCTGGACCAGCCCAGCAGATAGGCGCGGACCTCCTGCCGCTCGACGGTGTCGTAGGTCCAATGGCTGTCACCTGGGGATAGCTCCGGGAGGCCATGGTCCTCCTTGAACACGGAGAAGCGGGCCTCCGGCATGTCGAAGCGCGCCATCACCCCCACGTCGTTCGGTCCCGCGAATCGCGTGGGGTGGGCCAGGATGATGGGCGTGTCCACGGGGCGGCCATCAAGGATGGGTGGACGGCCGTCGCGCAGCAGCAGCGTGGAGCCTGGCGGGATGCGGCCCAGGAAGATGACGTCGAGCCCCAACTCCTCGTGCCGGAGGATGGGCACGGCGATCTCCCGCTCGGTTGCCTTGAGCGAGATTTCGACCTGCGCGGTCTCCAGGCCCTGGTTGGTGGTGAGCAGCCGCTGCTCCCGGCCGAAATTGCGGAAGCTGGAGCCCGCGGGCATCTCCGGGTTGTCCGCCAGCTCGATGCGGAGGTCGCGGTAGGTGCCGTCCGCGCGGGGCACGGAGAAGAGGCCGACCGCGGTGTCTCCCTCCCACACAATCCGAGGCGGCTGCCGCGCCATGTAGACGAGGGAGACCAGGCGGAGCAGGGCGGGCGCGGAGGCCAGGCCGGTGCGGTGCAGCTCCACCATGGCCGCCAGCCGCTCGCGCAGATAGACGTCGGACTCGCCCCGGCGTGGAGACACGCCGTAGAGCATCGCGACACGTCCCAGCTCCGAGTCCGCCTTGTTCAACAGCGTGGCGTCGACCGCGAAGCCTCGCGCGAGTGAGTACCAGCGCGAACGCATCAGCCGCGTGAGGCCCGACTCCATCGTCTCCAGCTCTTGGGAGAGCGAGCCGAAGAAGCTTTGGATCTTCGTTCCGGACTGGAGAACGGGGGGCAGGTACCCCAGCATGCGGCGTCTGCGTTGGTCCGCGCTCATCCGACCCCCACCAGCTCGGCCCCGCCGAACTCCAGCCGCACATCGGCCTTCACCAGCAGCTGGGTGACCTGGTCCGGAATGGCCAGGGCGGGCGAGTTCGGAGCGACCAGCGACACGGTGATGCCGGTCTCCAGCGTGACGTCACAGCCCAGCAGGGATTGGATGCGGGCCTGGGACTGCAGACCTTGCTGCAGCGAATCCCAGGTGAGGTGCGCCTCGCGTCCCATCTGCGCTTCCTCGGAGAGCCTGGCGGCGAAGACGTCCAGCGCGCCACGCAGCGCCTCGCGCACCTGCTCGGGCGTGCGAGCTTCTCCGCTGGAGAGCGACACCACCAGGTCCAGCCGCCACATGGGCGTGCGCAGCCGGGTGATGCGCGGCGGCTTCTTCTCCAGGTCGATGCGCCCCGCCTCCAGGGGCTCCATCTTCCAGTCGCGGTTGGCGCCGTACACGCGGCTGCGGGATTCGCGCACCAGGGTCTTCTGCGTGGGCGGGTTGCCCGTCAGGCCCCAGACATACGTCTCCACGCCCAGGTCGCTCACGCGGCGCACGGCGGGATTTCCGAAGAGCACGGCCTCCAGCTTGCGGCGGATGACGGGGGCTCCCACGGGCAGCTCCCGCATGTACTGCGCGAGCGCCTGCTGAAGGTCCCGCCGCAGCCGGTCGAACGTCACTTCATCCATGTCATCGCGGGTGGGCTCCACCCGGAAGTCCACCTGGAAGAAGATGGTGCGCGCGTAGCGGAGCCGGACGCGGATGCCAGCGGCCTTCGTCTCACGGATGGCGGCTTCGACGCGGGCGACCCCTTCGACGTCGGCCTCGAAGTCGGTGTCACCC from Myxococcus stipitatus carries:
- a CDS encoding tail fiber domain-containing protein — translated: MSEPYYPAKSGDPILADTWNNMQIKTRDEIRSHTHRGGDDGQPLDGSSISPTATLKVNKVEATLGLTVKNVDISKWMADTEAAKLSLTGGTVTGPFSAMANVGIGTGPSTRRLLVQSTADNNAAVEIRSSGSQAWGVGLLLKTTGGTDGAALQLRSRNKSWLLKGELGAAAEGFQISEGGGDGENGGGYGTPRLHLKAGGNLGLNTTDPQGALDIRLSSAAAGFDRLVVNTTTLWGNGQPQVTIGAGGAAGLMINNPHVVWNNAENRASIRYGLSGGVATGLMWDVGARLNNAFSFIVNNNHALWMGADGNVGIGTAAPGARLDVQGGSLRVSGAVIPSIGNAPGNGIQFPLDPWGGNGDSASIRYYRAPNPLPGEEENGRLVISNENDPGDVIVFAQSGGERMIIYNGNIGIGTPRPNVPLHVVQRDNNAGIKLTENGSGRFVDLAFEGQGTLHLFHSNGNGRYMPQDGEWHKFSDLSLKENIESLEGVLPRVLALRPVSFDLKSSGHHQLGLVAQEVEPLFPELVSTAPRKKEDGQPLKGLAYEAFSVLAIAALKELKQQYDERIAALEQRLQEQERKS
- a CDS encoding baseplate J/gp47 family protein; translated protein: MSLYPSDQNTFSAIVERLLENLGPGMDPNAGGMARTLAEAYAREMATFYAMLELSHRAGYLDTAEGPALDNVVAVLGLKRARAGRLMGQVELSRATPAPDDIGIPAGRQVTGLGADGKPLPLFETMEDATLIKGDTRVVIPVQEVQDEEQPDREAPPAIDPFRLTLMPRPILGIEAVTNPGPLRRGSDNETDENLRARARTALRDGEKGTLESIAAAVHQQGVQQVTVREPADAPPGVVDVLVGDTDFEADVEGVARVEAAIRETKAAGIRVRLRYARTIFFQVDFRVEPTRDDMDEVTFDRLRRDLQQALAQYMRELPVGAPVIRRKLEAVLFGNPAVRRVSDLGVETYVWGLTGNPPTQKTLVRESRSRVYGANRDWKMEPLEAGRIDLEKKPPRITRLRTPMWRLDLVVSLSSGEARTPEQVREALRGALDVFAARLSEEAQMGREAHLTWDSLQQGLQSQARIQSLLGCDVTLETGITVSLVAPNSPALAIPDQVTQLLVKADVRLEFGGAELVGVG
- a CDS encoding MFS transporter, whose protein sequence is MASALFMEFVDSTALSTALPALSVAFGTDPIHLKLALTSYILALAVLAPASGWVADRFGPRRVFLIAMSVFLLSSVLCGFSRTLPQIVVFRTLQGLGGALMTPVGRLIVVGSAPREKLVSALSWFTMPALVGPLVGPPIAGLILGLTDWPWIFFVNVPVGVLGMLAVARFVPELPQPHPGPFDWKGYALAAVSITLLMGTAETVGVGLVPAWLQLVTAAVAAGALVWFVRHASRVERPVLDLRILKQATFRASTVGGGLVRMGLGATPFLLPLMLQVGLGWGPFEAGMVTIGTGLGAMSCKPLAPWVIRRVGFRTTLIGSNLAAAVMTALPALFRDSTPIPLIVGTLFVGGFVRSLQFTAINAVAYADITPEAVSRASTLAVVTQQMALAVGISFGALMLHVARGGGDLPLTPDRFLLPFVAVGVVSSLAGPLFHRLPEDAGSRIGGRAVR
- a CDS encoding pirin family protein — protein: MSQQQVSEQPVVMGLGPLKGMPWPTPDPFLFCVHHDDRYPEGTEKMGPAPSLLAGRQMGQDFDGRDGWNMYHGSVVPGFPQHPHRGFETVTIVRKGLLDHSDSLGAAARFGGGDVQWLTAGSGVLHSEMFPLLKSDKPNPVELFQIWLNLPSVDKLVTPHFSMLWNHVIPRHVAKDDAGRTTEVTVVAGSLGDVRAPPPPPKSWASRVDTDVAIWTLKLSPGARWTIPAAARGSNRFLYFFKGSSLKVGGRAIPASHVLQLRPEVDAVLENGPDETELLMLQGRPINEPVAQHGPFVMNTRQEIQQAFLDYQRTGFGGWPWKSDDPVHPREEGRFARHADGRMERPA